One region of Halomicrobium sp. LC1Hm genomic DNA includes:
- a CDS encoding lysylphosphatidylglycerol synthase domain-containing protein: MSDVEVSVVLPAYNEATTIEQTVETTLSTLAAFLPAGSFEVIVAEDGCEDRTPEIATRMADADERVRHAHSDERLGRGGALTDAFRRADGETLVYFDTDLATDMRHLEELVESVRSGEYDVATGSRWLPDNRADRPAKRGVPSLGYNTLVRLFLRSDLQDHQCGFKAFDRAAALDLLDDVEDEHWFWDTELLVRAQRKGYRVKEFPVDWTPRGDSKVDLVRDVFGMGSQIVRTWWQLSVSPRITRKVSMTAGSLLVIAALVLAVTVVFDPAAVLDAIGGADGVVVALSGVVYLLSWPLRGQRYRDILTRLGHDSDTWFLTGAIFISQTGNLVFPARLGDGVRAYVVKARRQIPYPTGFASLAVERVFDLLAITVLAGSVLVGLVATGGTDQVARAIAADVPPVTIGDDTLDPAAAARTALRVAAVVGAAAIAGVAVIVVSARRDSDLVHRAVTALSNDSYARYVSGIVEQFVGDVETVVADRRAFLRVGVGSLVIWIVDVLTAVVVFAAFPSIELSPSLVAAAFFAVSVGNLAKILPLSPGGIGLYEGAFTLIVVGLTTVTGPVALAISIVDHAVKNAVTIVGGLGSMAWLNVSLTTAVEESQQSGEIEPEAD, from the coding sequence ATGAGCGACGTGGAAGTCAGCGTCGTCCTGCCGGCCTACAACGAGGCCACGACCATCGAGCAGACGGTCGAGACGACGCTGTCGACGCTGGCGGCCTTCCTGCCAGCGGGGAGCTTCGAAGTGATCGTCGCGGAGGACGGCTGTGAAGACCGCACACCGGAGATCGCGACCCGGATGGCCGACGCCGACGAGCGGGTCCGTCACGCCCACTCCGACGAGCGACTGGGGCGGGGCGGCGCGCTGACCGACGCCTTCCGGCGGGCCGACGGCGAGACGCTGGTGTACTTCGATACCGACCTGGCGACGGACATGCGCCACCTCGAAGAGCTGGTCGAGTCGGTCCGTTCGGGCGAGTACGACGTGGCGACGGGATCGCGGTGGCTTCCGGATAACCGCGCCGATCGCCCCGCGAAGCGAGGGGTGCCGAGTCTCGGCTACAACACCCTCGTGCGGCTGTTCCTGCGATCGGATCTGCAGGACCACCAGTGCGGTTTCAAGGCGTTCGATCGGGCGGCGGCGCTCGATCTCCTCGACGACGTCGAAGACGAACACTGGTTCTGGGACACGGAGCTGCTGGTCCGCGCCCAGCGGAAGGGGTACCGCGTCAAAGAGTTCCCGGTCGACTGGACGCCCAGGGGCGACTCGAAGGTCGATCTCGTGCGGGACGTGTTCGGGATGGGGAGCCAGATCGTCCGGACCTGGTGGCAGCTGTCGGTGAGCCCCCGGATCACGCGGAAGGTGAGCATGACTGCCGGGTCGCTGCTGGTGATCGCCGCGCTCGTGCTCGCGGTGACGGTCGTCTTCGACCCGGCGGCCGTCCTGGACGCGATCGGCGGGGCCGACGGCGTCGTCGTCGCGCTCTCTGGCGTGGTGTACCTGCTGTCGTGGCCGCTGCGCGGACAGCGCTATCGAGACATTCTCACTCGGCTGGGCCACGACAGCGACACGTGGTTCCTCACGGGCGCGATCTTCATCAGTCAGACGGGGAACCTCGTCTTTCCCGCCAGACTCGGCGACGGAGTCCGGGCTTACGTCGTCAAGGCCCGCCGGCAGATCCCGTATCCGACCGGGTTCGCCTCGCTGGCCGTCGAACGCGTCTTCGACCTGCTCGCGATCACGGTCCTGGCCGGGAGCGTCCTCGTGGGCCTCGTCGCCACCGGCGGGACCGACCAGGTCGCCCGAGCGATCGCGGCCGACGTGCCACCGGTGACGATCGGGGACGACACGCTCGATCCCGCCGCGGCGGCGCGGACGGCGCTCCGGGTCGCCGCTGTCGTCGGTGCGGCGGCCATCGCGGGCGTCGCCGTGATCGTCGTCAGCGCCCGCCGGGACAGCGATCTCGTCCACCGTGCGGTCACCGCGCTCAGCAACGACTCCTACGCCCGGTACGTCTCCGGGATCGTCGAGCAGTTCGTCGGCGACGTCGAGACCGTCGTCGCCGACCGGAGGGCCTTCCTCCGGGTCGGCGTCGGCAGCCTCGTCATCTGGATCGTCGACGTGTTGACGGCGGTCGTCGTCTTCGCCGCCTTCCCCAGCATCGAACTCTCCCCGTCGCTGGTGGCAGCCGCGTTCTTCGCGGTCAGCGTCGGTAACCTCGCGAAGATCCTCCCGCTGTCGCCGGGCGGGATCGGCCTCTACGAGGGTGCCTTTACCCTCATCGTCGTCGGGCTGACGACCGTCACGGGGCCGGTCGCGCTCGCGATCTCGATCGTCGATCACGCCGTCAAGAACGCCGTCACGATCGTCGGCGGGCTCGGATCGATGGCCTGGCTCAACGTCTCGCTGACGACCGCGGTCGAAGAGTCCCAGCAGTCCGGCGAAATCGAGCCGGAGGCCGACTAG
- a CDS encoding radical SAM protein: MTTDPADLSVTIVDGYVDEPAHFGVPPYISTYPRYTAGALVDAGVPRTQITYHTIDALREDSARWQDVEAADLLIYVGGMTVPGKYVGGTPAEPDEVRKLAWTAEGTSMMGGPVRFGVGEANEGASETARDDLDFDFLAMADVEAAAYDLVDNGLEGFEDRYRGVPEETRWARQGAFVVEQHPNHPEYLIAELETSRGCPYRCSFCTEPMYGDPDFRPPESVVDEVDALSDRGVANFRLGRQADILAYGGDGKAPNPDALRDLYGGIRSVAPDLETLHLDNMNPITIVEWPEKAREGIRVIAEHNTPGDTAAFGLESADPLVQEENNLNVSAEECFQAVRIVNEVAGVRPGESPGSGPSTGSDAPSRLPKLLPGINLVHGLKGERRESFEHNKRFLQRVYDEGYMLRRINIRQVMAFEGTDMADTGAEIAKDHKQLFKQYKQEVRETIDNPMLKRVAPVGTVLPDVTLEYHQDGKTFGRQLGTYPLLVGIPGERELGRTIDVAITDHGYRSVTGVPYPLDPNAASMAELRAIPGIGRSTAGDIVVDRPYDSVAEIDDALTQFVAAERRRGAD; encoded by the coding sequence ATGACTACCGACCCCGCCGACCTCTCGGTGACGATCGTCGACGGCTACGTCGACGAGCCGGCCCACTTCGGGGTCCCGCCGTACATCTCGACGTATCCGCGCTACACCGCCGGGGCGCTCGTCGACGCCGGCGTCCCCCGGACACAGATCACCTACCACACGATCGACGCGCTGCGCGAGGACAGCGCCCGCTGGCAGGACGTGGAGGCCGCCGACCTGCTGATCTACGTCGGCGGGATGACCGTCCCTGGCAAGTACGTCGGCGGGACGCCCGCAGAGCCCGACGAGGTCCGCAAGCTGGCCTGGACTGCCGAGGGCACGTCGATGATGGGCGGCCCCGTCCGCTTCGGCGTCGGCGAGGCCAACGAAGGGGCCAGCGAGACGGCCCGCGACGATCTCGACTTCGACTTCCTGGCGATGGCCGACGTGGAAGCGGCGGCCTACGATCTGGTCGATAACGGACTCGAAGGGTTCGAAGACCGCTACCGCGGCGTGCCCGAGGAAACCCGCTGGGCGCGCCAGGGGGCTTTCGTCGTCGAGCAACACCCCAACCATCCGGAGTATCTCATCGCGGAACTGGAGACCTCGCGTGGGTGTCCCTATCGCTGTTCGTTCTGTACGGAACCGATGTACGGCGACCCCGACTTCCGGCCGCCCGAGAGCGTCGTCGACGAGGTCGACGCCCTCTCCGATCGCGGCGTCGCGAACTTCCGGCTGGGTCGGCAGGCGGACATCCTCGCGTACGGCGGCGACGGCAAGGCACCGAACCCCGACGCGCTCCGCGATCTCTACGGCGGCATCAGGTCGGTCGCGCCGGACCTGGAGACGCTGCACCTCGACAACATGAACCCCATCACGATCGTCGAGTGGCCCGAAAAGGCCCGCGAGGGGATCCGCGTCATCGCCGAGCACAACACGCCCGGCGACACGGCGGCGTTCGGCCTGGAGTCGGCCGACCCGCTCGTCCAGGAGGAGAACAACCTCAACGTCTCCGCCGAAGAGTGTTTCCAGGCCGTCCGGATCGTCAACGAGGTCGCGGGCGTCCGACCGGGTGAGTCGCCCGGCAGCGGTCCCAGTACGGGCAGTGACGCCCCCAGCCGACTCCCGAAACTCCTGCCGGGGATCAACCTCGTCCACGGGCTGAAGGGCGAACGCCGGGAGAGCTTCGAGCACAACAAGCGGTTCCTCCAGCGGGTCTACGACGAGGGGTACATGCTGCGCCGGATCAACATCCGGCAGGTCATGGCCTTCGAGGGGACCGACATGGCCGACACCGGCGCAGAGATCGCCAAGGACCACAAGCAGCTGTTCAAGCAGTACAAACAGGAGGTCCGCGAGACGATCGACAATCCGATGCTCAAGCGGGTCGCGCCGGTCGGGACTGTGCTCCCGGACGTGACCCTGGAGTACCACCAGGACGGCAAGACCTTCGGCCGCCAGCTTGGCACCTACCCGCTGCTGGTGGGGATTCCCGGCGAACGCGAACTCGGCCGGACCATCGACGTGGCGATCACCGACCACGGCTACCGGTCGGTGACCGGTGTGCCCTATCCGCTGGACCCGAACGCCGCCTCGATGGCCGAGCTACGGGCGATCCCCGGCATCGGGCGCTCGACGGCCGGCGACATCGTCGTCGACAGACCCTACGACTCCGTGGCGGAGATCGACGACGCGCTGACCCAGTTCGTCGCCGCCGAACGCCGACGGGGCGCAGACTGA
- a CDS encoding HAD family hydrolase, whose product MTYDTVVFDNDGVLVGRTAFDVLQDATQETFEAFGVTDPDPNHVENMTVGATPHQVATICGQYDLPREEFWRAREEKMVEAQQEEARAGRKRPYDDIDTLDGLDAAKGIVSSNQQATVDFLLDHFSVRDHFGTAYGREPTIQSLDRRKPNSHYLDRALADLDADSALFVGDNESDIRAAENAGIDSAFIRRPHRTDWELNVWPTWDIDSLSDLHDICRT is encoded by the coding sequence ATGACCTACGATACCGTCGTGTTCGACAACGACGGTGTCCTCGTCGGTCGGACCGCCTTCGACGTTCTCCAGGACGCGACCCAGGAGACGTTCGAAGCGTTCGGTGTGACCGATCCGGACCCCAACCACGTCGAAAACATGACCGTGGGAGCGACCCCACACCAGGTAGCGACGATCTGCGGCCAGTACGACCTCCCCAGAGAGGAGTTCTGGCGCGCTCGCGAAGAGAAGATGGTCGAGGCCCAGCAGGAAGAGGCCCGCGCCGGACGCAAGCGCCCGTACGACGACATCGACACCCTCGACGGCCTGGACGCCGCGAAGGGCATCGTCAGCTCGAATCAGCAGGCGACCGTCGACTTCCTCCTGGACCACTTCTCGGTGCGGGACCACTTCGGCACCGCCTACGGCCGCGAGCCGACGATCCAGAGCCTCGATCGGCGCAAGCCAAACAGCCACTACCTCGACCGCGCGCTGGCCGACCTCGACGCCGACTCCGCGCTGTTCGTCGGCGACAACGAGTCAGACATCCGCGCCGCGGAGAACGCGGGCATCGACTCGGCGTTCATCCGTCGCCCACACCGCACGGACTGGGAGCTCAACGTCTGGCCGACGTGGGACATCGACTCGCTGTCGGACCTCCACGACATCTGCCGGACCTGA
- a CDS encoding ABC transporter permease, with translation MTGQPAGETPRGGETPRPASYYHLARAVLVREFLLFVRYPANAVGGIVVSLFFFGLLFYGGRMIAGQALTDSLEGIVVGYFLWTLAVGAYSSISNDIGSEVQWGTLERHIMTPFGFAPVALLKGVAKVVRTFLTSAVILAVMLLLTDTTLQLPVVTITVVSGLAIASVLGLGFAAGGVAVLYKRIGNWLNLLQFGFILLISAPAFDLGWTKYLPLAQGSALLQRAMIDGTRLWEFPALDLLVLVGVAVGYVVLGYALFEAATRRARRLGVLGDY, from the coding sequence ATGACGGGGCAGCCAGCCGGTGAGACGCCGAGGGGCGGTGAGACGCCTCGTCCGGCGTCCTACTACCACCTCGCGAGGGCCGTCCTCGTCCGTGAGTTCCTGCTGTTCGTGCGCTACCCGGCCAACGCCGTCGGCGGGATCGTCGTCTCGCTGTTCTTCTTCGGGCTGCTGTTCTACGGCGGCCGGATGATCGCCGGACAGGCGCTGACCGACTCGCTGGAGGGGATCGTCGTCGGCTACTTCCTGTGGACGCTCGCGGTCGGTGCCTACTCCTCGATCTCGAACGACATCGGCAGCGAGGTCCAGTGGGGGACGCTGGAACGCCACATCATGACGCCCTTCGGCTTCGCGCCGGTGGCGCTGTTGAAAGGCGTCGCGAAGGTCGTCCGGACGTTCCTCACGTCGGCGGTGATCCTCGCGGTGATGCTGTTGCTCACCGACACCACGCTCCAGTTGCCGGTGGTGACGATCACGGTCGTCTCCGGGCTGGCGATCGCCTCCGTCCTGGGACTTGGCTTCGCGGCCGGCGGCGTCGCCGTCCTCTACAAGCGCATCGGCAACTGGCTGAACCTGCTCCAGTTCGGGTTCATCCTGCTGATCTCGGCCCCGGCGTTCGACCTCGGGTGGACGAAATACCTCCCGCTGGCACAGGGAAGTGCGCTCCTCCAGCGGGCGATGATCGACGGGACGCGGCTGTGGGAGTTTCCCGCGCTCGACCTGCTGGTCCTCGTCGGCGTCGCCGTTGGCTACGTCGTGCTTGGCTACGCCCTCTTCGAGGCCGCGACGCGGCGAGCCCGGCGACTCGGCGTGCTCGGGGACTACTAG
- a CDS encoding ABC transporter ATP-binding protein codes for METQERPQTSADAAATDEPPDDAALVVEGLAKRFGSGEAAVTAVDDVSFSVGRGSVVGLLGPNGAGKTTTIKAILGMVLPDAGSVRIDGIDVSEQPSAAYANVDAMLEGARNDYWRLTVRENLRYFATIGGVDPDSVTARHERLLDQLDLTEKADEAVRDLSRGMKQKVSLASVLATDADVVFLDEPTLGLDVESSLTLRRELRRIVDERSLTVVLCSHDMDVIEAVCDRVVIMNDGRVIADDTVERLLSGDGTQRFSVASPDIGEALLARLRERFEVTQVTTDGERTRVEVATDSEGFYDLTDQLRAADVTLDSVNTAQSDLEDVFLGLTDDGEGRR; via the coding sequence ATGGAAACCCAGGAGCGACCGCAGACGAGCGCCGACGCGGCCGCGACGGACGAGCCGCCCGACGACGCCGCCCTCGTCGTCGAGGGGCTCGCCAAGCGGTTCGGGAGCGGCGAGGCCGCGGTCACTGCCGTCGACGACGTGTCCTTCAGCGTCGGCCGTGGCTCCGTCGTCGGGCTGCTCGGCCCCAACGGTGCTGGCAAGACGACGACGATCAAAGCGATCCTCGGGATGGTGTTGCCCGACGCGGGCTCGGTCCGGATCGACGGGATCGACGTGTCCGAACAGCCGAGCGCCGCCTACGCCAACGTCGACGCGATGCTCGAAGGCGCGCGCAACGACTACTGGCGGCTGACCGTCCGGGAGAACCTGCGGTACTTCGCGACGATCGGCGGCGTCGATCCCGACTCGGTGACGGCGCGCCACGAGCGGCTGCTCGACCAGCTCGACCTCACCGAGAAGGCCGACGAAGCGGTGCGGGACCTCTCGCGAGGGATGAAACAGAAAGTGTCACTCGCCAGCGTGCTGGCGACCGACGCCGACGTGGTCTTTCTCGACGAGCCGACGCTGGGGCTGGACGTGGAGAGTTCGCTGACGCTGCGACGCGAACTGCGGCGGATCGTCGACGAGCGGTCGCTGACCGTCGTGCTCTGTAGCCACGACATGGACGTGATCGAAGCGGTCTGTGACCGCGTCGTGATCATGAACGACGGGCGCGTGATCGCGGACGACACCGTCGAGCGCCTCCTGTCGGGCGACGGCACGCAGCGGTTCAGTGTCGCCAGCCCGGACATCGGCGAGGCGCTGCTCGCGCGCCTCCGCGAGCGCTTCGAGGTGACTCAGGTGACGACCGACGGCGAGCGAACGCGCGTCGAGGTGGCGACCGACAGCGAGGGGTTCTACGACCTGACCGACCAGCTACGGGCCGCCGACGTGACCCTCGACAGCGTGAACACGGCCCAGTCCGACCTCGAAGACGTGTTCCTCGGGCTGACCGACGACGGCGAGGGGCGACGATGA
- a CDS encoding DUF429 domain-containing protein, which produces MSSRVLGVDFSGASDAGRSLWLTEARETGDGLRVEDCYRAADEWGPDREDAHAGLRSRLTAFDVVGLDFPFSLPQALLDEHCDGEWAGLVEWLTLDGPTDPDEFASTCRSSAREYTGDGTASLRRETDLRRAALCPYDRMVQYQTFYGIGNVLAGLADDPAVAVAPMQDGDAPTRVVEVYPAATFGWLGLYREGYKGDRRDRRATNVDGIEACSVDLGGFREAYERHHDALDSLAAVVSAGRVAESGGQPLHGSRGEGHIYV; this is translated from the coding sequence ATGAGTTCGCGTGTCTTGGGCGTCGACTTCAGCGGTGCGAGCGACGCGGGGCGCTCGCTGTGGCTGACGGAGGCGCGGGAGACGGGGGACGGACTGCGGGTCGAAGACTGCTATCGCGCGGCCGACGAGTGGGGACCGGACCGCGAGGACGCCCACGCCGGCCTGCGATCGCGGCTCACGGCCTTCGACGTCGTCGGACTCGACTTCCCGTTCAGCCTCCCGCAGGCGCTGCTGGACGAGCACTGCGACGGCGAGTGGGCCGGGCTGGTCGAGTGGCTCACCCTCGACGGCCCGACCGATCCCGACGAGTTCGCCTCGACGTGTCGCTCCTCGGCTCGCGAGTACACGGGCGACGGCACCGCGTCGCTGCGTCGCGAGACGGACCTGCGTCGCGCCGCGCTGTGTCCCTACGACCGGATGGTCCAGTACCAGACCTTCTACGGGATCGGGAACGTCCTTGCCGGCCTCGCCGACGACCCCGCCGTCGCCGTCGCACCGATGCAGGACGGCGACGCCCCGACCCGCGTCGTCGAGGTGTACCCCGCAGCGACCTTCGGCTGGCTGGGGCTCTACCGGGAGGGGTACAAGGGGGATCGGCGCGATCGGCGCGCGACCAACGTCGACGGGATCGAGGCCTGCAGCGTCGATCTCGGGGGGTTCCGCGAGGCGTACGAACGACACCACGACGCGCTCGACAGCCTCGCGGCGGTGGTCTCGGCTGGCCGGGTCGCCGAGAGCGGGGGACAGCCACTCCACGGCTCGCGCGGGGAAGGCCACATCTACGTGTAA
- a CDS encoding FAD-binding oxidoreductase, translated as MRVAVVGAGAVGLTAARTLADRGTEVVLYDRGEIASGATGRAAGLCYDAFAEDRDAAVAADSLRRFRELGVLTECPYVWYARDGDEANADAIEQQVPRMQAHGRDVALVEPERLGERYPQLRTDEIGVAAIAHRAGFVDPTEYASALTETVLERGVGVRTETPVSLAGPTTVAEPDGTVAFDAVLVAAGPATKPLVADAGVDLPLQAYRAQALVTEPLRATLPMAYDATQQCYWRPCEGGLLVGDGAHEADPDDWDPEADASFERSALDRLTAATTVDATRAQSWAGLCTATPDREPLLGAVADGLYVAMGWHGHGLMRSPALGERIGEQILGGPGVDAYDPDRFAGDETIDIVDGMTLDEDEERPN; from the coding sequence ATGCGAGTCGCCGTCGTCGGTGCCGGTGCCGTCGGCCTGACCGCCGCACGGACGCTGGCCGACCGTGGCACCGAGGTGGTACTGTACGACCGCGGGGAGATCGCCAGCGGTGCGACCGGGCGCGCGGCCGGGCTGTGCTACGACGCGTTCGCCGAGGACCGGGACGCCGCGGTGGCCGCCGACTCGCTCCGGCGGTTCCGCGAGCTGGGCGTGCTCACCGAGTGTCCGTACGTCTGGTACGCCCGCGACGGCGACGAGGCCAACGCCGACGCCATCGAGCAGCAGGTTCCGCGGATGCAGGCCCACGGGCGCGACGTGGCGCTGGTCGAGCCCGAGCGACTTGGCGAGCGGTACCCACAGCTTCGCACCGACGAGATCGGCGTCGCCGCGATCGCACACCGGGCCGGCTTCGTCGATCCGACCGAGTACGCGAGTGCGCTGACGGAGACCGTGCTGGAACGCGGCGTCGGCGTCCGGACGGAGACCCCCGTCTCGCTGGCCGGGCCGACGACGGTCGCCGAGCCCGACGGGACGGTCGCGTTCGACGCCGTGCTCGTGGCCGCCGGCCCCGCGACGAAGCCGCTCGTCGCCGACGCTGGCGTCGACCTCCCGCTACAGGCCTATCGCGCCCAGGCGCTCGTGACGGAACCGCTACGGGCGACGCTCCCGATGGCCTACGACGCGACCCAGCAGTGCTACTGGCGGCCCTGCGAAGGCGGCTTGCTCGTCGGCGACGGTGCCCACGAGGCCGATCCCGACGACTGGGACCCCGAGGCCGACGCGAGCTTCGAACGGAGCGCGCTCGATCGGCTGACGGCTGCGACGACCGTCGACGCGACGCGAGCGCAGTCCTGGGCCGGGCTCTGTACCGCGACGCCGGACCGAGAGCCGCTGCTGGGTGCAGTTGCAGACGGGCTCTACGTGGCGATGGGGTGGCACGGCCACGGCCTCATGCGATCGCCGGCACTGGGCGAGCGGATCGGCGAGCAGATCCTCGGCGGGCCGGGCGTCGACGCCTACGATCCCGACCGCTTTGCCGGCGACGAGACGATCGACATCGTCGACGGCATGACGCTCGACGAGGACGAGGAGAGACCGAACTGA
- a CDS encoding luciferase yields the protein MLTGVTLDDVGIDAAALKPAEVDVAEAGRLDVSTVTIDYEGAGHLPDRSTLAALADQKRVRLTTPVRADGFDPLGDDSALATLPDGVGRVLVAGHDAYLTSDEAERAIVPRLEAAAATATDPWVGTEGIERVALAIGGTQFELLSRSTGRDLRALRTAGFEGEIALYAPTVLTDDESEILDAVGDYAARRGPVRAALPDGAATDATASGRARDVLTQAVRDYALVGEPETVAERIAQLRAAGADTIVGYPARGIEPVR from the coding sequence ATGCTCACAGGAGTGACGCTCGACGATGTCGGGATCGACGCGGCAGCGCTCAAGCCCGCCGAGGTCGACGTGGCGGAGGCGGGTCGCCTCGACGTGTCGACGGTGACGATCGACTACGAGGGGGCCGGGCACCTGCCAGACCGGTCGACGCTCGCCGCGCTGGCCGACCAGAAGCGCGTCAGGCTGACGACGCCGGTCCGGGCCGACGGCTTCGACCCGCTCGGCGACGACAGCGCGCTCGCGACGCTTCCCGACGGTGTCGGCCGAGTCCTGGTCGCCGGCCACGACGCCTACCTCACGAGCGACGAGGCCGAGCGGGCGATCGTCCCCCGACTCGAAGCGGCCGCGGCGACGGCCACCGACCCCTGGGTCGGCACCGAGGGCATCGAGCGCGTCGCGCTGGCGATCGGCGGCACCCAGTTCGAGTTGCTCTCTCGATCGACGGGACGGGACCTCCGGGCGCTTCGAACGGCCGGCTTCGAGGGGGAGATCGCCCTCTACGCGCCGACGGTGCTGACCGACGATGAGAGCGAGATCCTCGACGCCGTCGGCGACTACGCCGCCCGGCGTGGCCCGGTCCGTGCGGCCCTGCCCGACGGCGCGGCGACCGACGCGACCGCGAGCGGGCGAGCCCGCGACGTGCTCACCCAGGCCGTCCGCGACTACGCGCTCGTGGGCGAGCCCGAGACGGTCGCAGAACGCATCGCACAGCTTCGAGCGGCCGGCGCGGACACGATCGTCGGCTACCCGGCCAGGGGCATCGAGCCGGTGCGGTGA
- a CDS encoding CoA pyrophosphatase: protein MEFDRVASHEAIEITAEPREAAVIVPVVTDAGDADDHAVLFTKRADHLSDHPGQMSFPGGGREPEDDSLLRTALREAQEEVGLDPRAANVIGRLDDIRTVSEYSVRPFVARIPDREYQPSDEEVAEIVVLAVDDLVDLDNYESERRDHPHYGDIRLHFFHVDGYTVWGATARMLVQLLELATDWTMPTEPDRVAGPDDDLPPSVRDQV, encoded by the coding sequence ATGGAGTTCGATCGGGTGGCCAGCCACGAGGCGATCGAGATAACGGCAGAGCCACGCGAGGCGGCCGTGATCGTCCCCGTCGTCACCGACGCGGGCGACGCCGACGATCACGCCGTGCTGTTCACGAAGCGGGCCGACCACCTCTCGGACCACCCCGGCCAGATGAGTTTCCCCGGCGGCGGCCGCGAACCGGAGGACGACTCGCTGTTGCGGACCGCACTCAGAGAGGCACAGGAGGAGGTCGGTCTGGACCCCCGCGCCGCCAACGTGATCGGGCGGCTGGACGACATCCGCACCGTCTCGGAGTACTCGGTCCGGCCGTTCGTCGCCAGGATTCCCGACCGGGAGTACCAGCCCAGCGACGAGGAAGTGGCCGAGATCGTCGTCCTCGCCGTCGACGACCTCGTGGACCTGGACAACTACGAGTCCGAGCGCCGGGACCATCCCCACTATGGCGACATCCGACTGCACTTCTTCCACGTCGACGGCTACACCGTCTGGGGGGCGACCGCGCGGATGCTCGTCCAGTTGCTCGAACTCGCGACCGACTGGACGATGCCGACCGAGCCGGACCGCGTGGCCGGCCCCGACGACGACTTGCCGCCAAGCGTCCGCGATCAGGTGTAG
- a CDS encoding phosphotransferase family protein — protein MTRIAPDVTVQRILDRVLQTRASARAETPPQGNHKDTTIVRYPDRPDVVVQLTATPSGAHTEATLLAAVRDQTTVPVARLLGRGRIGDRGYLVTEHVSGRDLHESFVTCSRATRERIARRFGRCLGELHDAFAFDAAGPVEVGASGTLAATGPDGATFFEEYASDAVEALPSAFDDRRPAIEAAVASRPERAVQPRLFPWDLRPGNAILADDDLAAVLDWADPLAADPALAVAKVEHLVAAWYVDDPAPLRSAFREGYAAVRPLPDVSVADRVAAIAASAVDSNGTVTRPRYPELTGTAAVAVHREWFDEWLDE, from the coding sequence ATGACCCGAATCGCGCCCGACGTGACCGTCCAGCGGATCCTCGACCGCGTCCTCCAGACGCGAGCGTCGGCGAGAGCTGAGACACCGCCCCAGGGGAACCACAAGGACACCACGATCGTCAGGTACCCCGACCGGCCGGACGTGGTCGTCCAGCTGACCGCGACGCCGAGCGGCGCACACACGGAGGCGACGCTGCTGGCCGCAGTCCGCGACCAGACGACGGTCCCGGTGGCGCGACTCCTCGGCCGGGGGCGCATCGGCGACCGAGGGTATCTCGTCACGGAGCACGTCTCCGGCCGAGACCTCCACGAGTCGTTCGTGACCTGCTCGCGTGCGACCCGCGAGCGCATCGCCCGTCGGTTCGGCCGCTGTCTCGGCGAACTCCACGACGCGTTCGCGTTCGACGCCGCCGGCCCCGTCGAGGTCGGGGCGTCGGGGACGCTCGCGGCCACGGGTCCGGACGGCGCGACCTTCTTCGAGGAGTACGCGAGCGACGCCGTCGAGGCGCTCCCGTCGGCGTTCGACGACCGCCGGCCCGCGATCGAGGCCGCCGTCGCGAGTCGCCCGGAGCGCGCCGTCCAGCCGCGTCTCTTCCCCTGGGATCTCAGACCGGGCAACGCGATCCTCGCGGACGACGACCTCGCTGCGGTGCTGGACTGGGCCGACCCGCTGGCCGCCGATCCGGCCCTCGCGGTCGCGAAAGTCGAACACCTCGTGGCGGCGTGGTACGTCGACGACCCGGCCCCGCTCAGGAGCGCGTTCCGCGAGGGGTACGCCGCCGTGCGGCCGCTGCCCGACGTGTCGGTGGCCGATCGAGTCGCAGCGATCGCCGCTTCGGCCGTCGACTCGAACGGAACCGTCACGCGACCTCGATACCCCGAGTTGACGGGAACAGCGGCCGTCGCCGTCCACCGCGAGTGGTTCGACGAGTGGCTCGACGAGTAG